In the genome of Paenibacillus sp. FSL R5-0766, one region contains:
- a CDS encoding SDR family oxidoreductase, which yields MSTTPQNQKTMPAQHQDQRPGIESEMHPRPEFEKPEYKAAGKLTGKVALITGGDSGIGRAVAVTYAKEGADVAIVYLSEHEDAKETKRQVEQEGRKCILIAGDIGDDAFAKKSVQQTVDELGKLDIVVNNAAEQHPQQNLEDITPEQLERTFRTNIFGMFYVTQAALPHLKKGSTIINTTSITAYRGSPTLLDYSSTKGAITSFTRSLSMNVIEKGIRVNAVAPGPIWTPLIPSTFDEKKVSEFGATQPMKRPGQPDELAPAYVYLASDDSSYVSGQVIHVNGGEVVNG from the coding sequence ATGTCAACTACACCACAAAACCAAAAAACAATGCCAGCGCAGCATCAGGATCAACGTCCCGGAATCGAATCAGAGATGCATCCCAGACCGGAATTTGAGAAGCCTGAATACAAGGCAGCAGGTAAACTGACGGGTAAGGTGGCGCTTATTACAGGGGGTGACAGCGGAATTGGACGTGCTGTTGCTGTTACGTATGCCAAGGAAGGCGCGGATGTCGCCATTGTATACCTGAGCGAGCACGAAGATGCCAAGGAAACGAAGCGTCAGGTCGAACAAGAAGGACGCAAGTGTATCTTGATTGCAGGGGACATCGGTGATGATGCCTTTGCGAAGAAATCGGTTCAGCAGACAGTAGATGAACTGGGCAAACTGGACATTGTCGTAAATAACGCAGCAGAACAGCATCCACAGCAGAATCTGGAGGATATTACGCCAGAACAGCTGGAGCGTACATTCCGCACCAATATCTTTGGCATGTTCTATGTGACGCAGGCAGCCCTGCCACATCTGAAGAAGGGCAGTACGATTATTAATACAACTTCCATCACAGCCTATCGCGGCAGCCCGACTCTGCTTGACTATTCATCTACCAAAGGAGCAATTACTTCGTTCACTCGTTCGCTATCGATGAATGTGATTGAGAAGGGAATTCGTGTTAATGCCGTTGCACCAGGGCCGATCTGGACACCACTCATTCCATCCACATTTGATGAGAAAAAAGTAAGTGAGTTCGGCGCAACGCAGCCAATGAAGCGGCCAGGACAACCGGATGAACTGGCTCCCGCCTATGTATATCTAGCTTCAGATGATTCTTCTTATGTGAGCGGACAGGTGATACATGTGAATGGCGGCGAAGTGGTGAACGGATAA
- a CDS encoding cupin domain-containing protein — protein MKISKQNAAHYIWGAQCDGWHLVQNEKLSIIHERMPAGTAEIRHYHSVSRQFFFILSGEACMELNGDTFVLETHEGIEIAPGMPHQMKNRSNEEVEFLVISNPGTRGDRIELDSM, from the coding sequence ATGAAAATTAGCAAACAGAATGCAGCACATTATATATGGGGTGCACAGTGCGATGGTTGGCACCTTGTTCAAAACGAAAAATTGAGCATCATTCATGAGAGAATGCCCGCAGGAACGGCTGAAATACGACATTATCATTCGGTAAGCCGTCAGTTTTTTTTCATCCTCAGCGGTGAAGCGTGTATGGAACTTAATGGAGACACGTTTGTGCTGGAAACCCATGAAGGAATAGAGATTGCACCCGGAATGCCACATCAGATGAAGAATCGGAGCAACGAGGAAGTGGAGTTTCTCGTAATTTCCAATCCAGGTACCCGTGGGGACCGAATTGAACTGGATTCAATGTAG
- a CDS encoding ATP-binding protein — protein sequence MRPFRIRLAIIMMVLIGVSVIVAGYTMGRVFKTTHISALEQTMVREINLLKATFPFHDASDPTSEATRKYYSDRALELDRLTDSRVTFINKDGMVIGDSESDPASMDNHLNREEIKGAVGDGYGQSIRYSETLGQDMLYVALPVNSDQSDMIEIPSGKFDGYIRLSMSLQAVDQGLQRGWMIMFAALGLLFLIVAFVSYRVARGLTSPIEHITKVAHRITKLEYDARVDVTRRDEIGQLGLAINGMADSLQSQLKTIRDNEALLQSVLANMTGGIVMIDAGQSIALVNREAERMLGIQAGKVTGKPYTELKRHYELTRTIEESVALKERMHEEVSVFNPEEKLIRIDGVPMSEDDGGYRGMLFLLQDVTAIRRLESMRSEFVANVSHELKTPVAAVKGFAETLLSGGVQDKETERSFLKIIYDEGDRLNRLIGDILELSKIESKRAPLQCSPVHVHSFFEMVLGTLSKVAEKKQIRLEMHVPEELYIEADEDKMKQIFINLLSNGINYTPDGGRVKLQVTMDNDDEVIFAVSDTGIGIPKKDLPRIFERFYRVDKGRSRNSGGTGLGLSIVKHLVELHHGKLSVESELGMGTTFRVILPFIQDEEM from the coding sequence ATGAGACCGTTCCGAATTCGCCTTGCCATCATTATGATGGTGCTGATCGGCGTATCCGTCATTGTGGCTGGATATACGATGGGCAGAGTGTTTAAGACTACGCATATATCCGCATTGGAGCAAACCATGGTGCGCGAGATTAATTTGCTCAAAGCAACTTTTCCATTCCATGACGCAAGTGATCCAACCTCGGAAGCCACACGAAAGTATTATTCAGATCGGGCGTTGGAACTGGATCGTCTGACGGATTCCCGGGTAACCTTCATCAATAAAGACGGCATGGTCATTGGGGATTCCGAGAGTGATCCGGCCTCCATGGATAATCACTTGAACCGTGAGGAGATTAAGGGTGCCGTCGGAGATGGATACGGCCAATCCATACGTTACAGTGAGACATTGGGACAAGACATGCTATATGTAGCACTACCTGTGAATTCGGATCAAAGTGACATGATTGAAATACCTAGCGGCAAATTTGATGGCTACATTCGTCTATCCATGAGTCTACAGGCTGTGGATCAAGGGCTTCAGCGTGGTTGGATGATTATGTTTGCTGCACTTGGACTATTGTTCCTAATTGTCGCGTTTGTCAGTTATCGGGTTGCACGCGGATTAACCTCCCCGATTGAGCATATTACAAAAGTGGCCCATCGGATCACCAAACTGGAATACGATGCCAGAGTTGATGTAACGCGTAGAGATGAGATCGGACAGCTGGGGCTTGCCATAAATGGAATGGCAGACAGCTTGCAGTCCCAGCTGAAGACGATCCGTGACAATGAAGCGTTGTTACAGAGTGTCCTCGCGAATATGACCGGAGGTATTGTCATGATCGACGCAGGGCAATCCATTGCACTGGTCAATCGGGAAGCGGAGCGTATGCTTGGTATTCAAGCAGGAAAGGTTACGGGTAAACCTTATACTGAATTGAAAAGACACTACGAATTAACACGTACCATCGAAGAGAGTGTTGCACTGAAAGAACGGATGCATGAAGAAGTAAGTGTGTTCAACCCGGAGGAAAAACTGATCCGTATTGATGGAGTACCGATGTCTGAAGATGATGGTGGGTATCGGGGCATGTTGTTCCTGTTGCAGGACGTGACGGCGATTCGCCGATTGGAGTCCATGCGCAGTGAGTTTGTTGCAAATGTCTCTCATGAGCTCAAGACACCAGTTGCTGCAGTCAAAGGGTTTGCCGAAACGCTGCTTAGCGGCGGGGTACAGGATAAGGAGACAGAGCGATCATTCCTGAAAATCATCTATGATGAAGGAGATCGACTTAACCGATTAATCGGGGATATTCTGGAGTTATCCAAAATTGAATCGAAACGCGCACCGCTGCAATGCTCACCTGTTCATGTACACTCTTTCTTCGAAATGGTGCTGGGCACCTTGTCCAAGGTGGCGGAGAAAAAGCAGATTCGTCTGGAAATGCATGTTCCGGAGGAACTGTACATTGAAGCAGATGAGGATAAGATGAAGCAGATATTCATCAATCTGTTATCGAACGGCATCAACTATACCCCCGATGGTGGACGAGTGAAGTTACAGGTGACGATGGATAACGATGATGAAGTCATCTTTGCGGTGTCAGATACAGGAATTGGCATACCGAAAAAAGATTTGCCGCGAATCTTCGAACGGTTCTATCGTGTTGATAAAGGCAGATCCCGTAATTCAGGGGGCACAGGCCTTGGACTTTCCATCGTTAAACATCTGGTGGAACTGCATCATGGCAAATTGTCTGTAGAGAGTGAACTGGGCATGGGGACAACGTTCCGTGTGATCCTTCCATTCATTCAAGACGAAGAGATGTAG
- a CDS encoding response regulator transcription factor, with protein sequence MAQRLLVIEDEPTLSRLLTYNLTQEGYDVTAEDHGSAGYDRALSQEFDLILLDLMLPGMNGLDILSKLRIQGVSTPVIILTAKNGEAEVVQGLKSGADDYITKPFGVSELLARVDAVLRRYSNGEDLPQLEDKDGSRIILGELEIYPLKYEVTLGGQSISLRPKEFEVLLYLAKKPGVVLTRDDLMNAVWGFDYIGGQRTVDVHVSSLRKKLELDPESVHIDSIRGVGYKLVVKRKTPHHSS encoded by the coding sequence ATGGCACAGCGTTTGCTAGTTATTGAAGATGAACCTACATTATCAAGATTACTCACGTATAACCTGACACAGGAAGGTTATGACGTTACGGCAGAGGATCACGGATCTGCAGGATATGATCGGGCCTTGTCCCAGGAATTTGATCTCATTTTGCTGGATTTGATGCTTCCGGGCATGAATGGTCTGGACATTCTGAGCAAGTTAAGAATACAGGGTGTTAGTACACCTGTTATCATTCTGACGGCCAAGAACGGTGAAGCCGAGGTTGTACAGGGACTGAAATCAGGTGCCGATGATTATATTACCAAACCGTTTGGTGTGTCTGAGCTATTAGCCCGAGTGGATGCGGTATTAAGACGTTATTCCAATGGTGAAGATTTACCACAGCTTGAGGACAAGGATGGCTCACGAATTATTCTGGGAGAGCTGGAGATTTATCCTCTGAAATATGAAGTGACACTGGGTGGACAATCCATCAGTCTGCGTCCAAAAGAGTTCGAAGTACTTCTGTATTTGGCCAAAAAGCCGGGTGTGGTACTGACAAGGGATGATCTGATGAACGCTGTGTGGGGCTTCGATTATATCGGAGGTCAACGAACCGTGGATGTTCACGTCAGCTCATTACGTAAAAAGCTGGAGCTGGACCCGGAATCGGTTCACATTGATTCGATTCGTGGTGTAGGTTATAAATTGGTTGTCAAAAGAAAAACTCCCCATCATTCAAGTTAG
- a CDS encoding methyl-accepting chemotaxis protein, whose protein sequence is MPMLLEVKPDQPHVVLHNEELTTPIMEQTEVAIVAEETVIHLHDYYRQVPVAGVHTTCGEAATMMNQDQEHPCIVLCDEQMKPTGLLMRETLYRMLNGRFAADLFYRKPVIQVVNTSPVIADIHMEASTIIDIALGRNEQHFYDCLLVTEQDRLLGVLTMRDVMSLSRRLQQASSAERVRTVTESRQEISRINDAVTKLVHAANQTVHEAREIMALSKHGEESLKDVDASYNRVHQHMESQGQHADHMLNSIKTGSGMAQSIRSLADQSGLLALNASIEAAHAGEYGRGFQIVAGEIRALAKQTREVAGNMSSLLENIGGLTLQTVELVKASGAEIDDSSVHVTAGGATFRQLNSAVRDLSRIAEEIAMEGGKAGEVAEHIRTKLDEMVSNGE, encoded by the coding sequence ATGCCCATGTTGCTCGAAGTGAAACCCGACCAGCCTCATGTTGTTTTACATAATGAAGAATTAACGACACCCATAATGGAGCAAACTGAAGTAGCAATAGTTGCTGAAGAGACTGTAATCCATTTGCATGACTATTATCGTCAGGTTCCTGTCGCGGGGGTCCATACGACCTGTGGAGAAGCAGCGACGATGATGAATCAGGATCAGGAGCACCCATGTATTGTATTGTGTGATGAGCAAATGAAACCTACTGGATTGTTAATGCGAGAGACGTTATATCGGATGTTAAATGGCCGTTTTGCCGCAGATTTATTCTACCGTAAGCCGGTCATACAAGTAGTGAATACATCTCCGGTTATAGCAGATATTCATATGGAAGCCTCAACGATTATTGATATCGCACTTGGACGGAATGAACAGCATTTCTACGATTGTCTGCTGGTTACGGAACAAGACAGACTGCTTGGTGTGCTGACGATGCGTGATGTGATGTCCCTCTCCCGCAGGCTGCAACAGGCTTCATCGGCAGAACGTGTGCGTACGGTAACCGAGAGCAGACAGGAGATATCGAGAATCAACGATGCAGTCACCAAGCTGGTGCATGCAGCGAATCAGACTGTACATGAAGCACGTGAGATCATGGCATTGTCCAAGCATGGGGAAGAGAGTTTGAAGGACGTTGATGCTTCCTATAACCGGGTACATCAGCATATGGAGAGTCAAGGTCAACATGCAGATCACATGCTGAATTCGATCAAAACAGGCTCAGGCATGGCACAATCCATTCGCTCCCTGGCAGATCAAAGTGGTCTTCTCGCCCTGAATGCTTCCATCGAAGCAGCTCATGCCGGTGAATATGGACGAGGTTTTCAGATTGTTGCAGGCGAGATTCGAGCGCTCGCGAAACAGACCCGTGAGGTTGCGGGGAACATGTCTTCATTGCTAGAGAATATTGGTGGATTGACCCTTCAGACTGTTGAACTGGTTAAGGCAAGCGGAGCGGAGATTGACGACAGTTCGGTGCATGTCACCGCAGGGGGAGCAACGTTCCGACAACTGAACAGTGCGGTGAGAGATTTGTCTCGTATAGCAGAGGAGATCGCCATGGAAGGCGGGAAAGCTGGAGAAGTTGCAGAGCACATTCGTACGAAGCTGGATGAGATGGTTTCGAATGGAGAGTAA
- the pstB gene encoding phosphate ABC transporter ATP-binding protein PstB produces the protein MKDLIHIENLNLYYDTHHALKNISMDLPEKTVTAFIGPSGCGKSTLLRTLNRMNDMIPGVRVEGQVMLSGSDIYSNEIEVETLRKRVGMVFQQPNPFPKSIYDNVAYGPRLHGVTQKAELDQLVEQSLVHAALWDEVKDVLKKSALSLSGGQQQRLCIARALAVQPDVLLMDEATSALDPISTLKIEELVKELHHKYTIVMVTHNMHQAARVSGRTVFFLNGEVVEAADTETLFSTPQDSRTEDYISGRFG, from the coding sequence ATGAAGGACCTCATTCACATTGAAAATCTTAATTTATATTATGATACGCATCATGCGCTTAAAAATATATCGATGGATCTGCCGGAAAAAACCGTTACTGCGTTCATCGGGCCGTCAGGTTGTGGTAAATCGACATTGCTTCGCACGTTAAACCGGATGAATGACATGATTCCGGGTGTTCGTGTGGAAGGACAGGTTATGCTGAGTGGCTCTGACATTTACAGTAATGAGATTGAAGTGGAGACACTGCGCAAACGAGTTGGCATGGTGTTTCAACAACCGAATCCTTTCCCGAAGTCCATCTATGATAACGTGGCTTATGGACCGCGCTTGCACGGGGTAACCCAAAAGGCTGAACTGGATCAGTTGGTGGAACAAAGTCTTGTCCATGCTGCCCTATGGGATGAAGTGAAGGATGTATTGAAAAAGTCGGCACTTAGTTTGTCTGGCGGGCAACAACAGCGTCTCTGTATTGCACGGGCGCTGGCTGTACAGCCTGACGTTCTGCTAATGGATGAAGCAACGTCTGCACTCGATCCGATCTCCACATTGAAGATTGAGGAACTGGTGAAAGAATTGCATCACAAGTACACAATCGTTATGGTTACCCACAATATGCACCAGGCGGCAAGGGTATCTGGACGCACGGTATTTTTCCTGAATGGTGAAGTGGTGGAGGCAGCTGATACGGAGACGTTATTCTCCACACCGCAAGATTCCCGGACCGAGGATTATATATCTGGAAGGTTCGGTTAA
- the phoU gene encoding phosphate signaling complex protein PhoU — protein sequence MIRRKEFDQELEELRTLLKQMGEHVGAALDGAIESLQTMNAEKAQVIIKNDANLNALEDKIMELGSKLIITQQPVAKDLRRIIVAFKISSDLERMGDLALDVAKVTLRMDGQKLIKPLVDIPQMAEIVKSMIDESIESFLKENTDLAYKMAQTDDQVDQLYSHMISDLYTLMTEHPNQASQAMLLMMVGRYIERIGDHATNIGESTVYLVTGKRPDLNQ from the coding sequence ATGATTCGCAGAAAAGAATTTGATCAGGAGCTTGAAGAGCTGCGTACTTTGCTCAAACAAATGGGTGAACATGTAGGAGCAGCATTGGATGGTGCTATTGAGAGTTTACAAACGATGAACGCGGAGAAAGCTCAGGTCATCATCAAGAATGATGCGAATCTGAATGCCCTTGAAGACAAAATTATGGAACTTGGCTCTAAACTGATCATCACACAACAGCCAGTCGCGAAGGATCTCAGACGTATTATCGTGGCATTCAAAATCTCCAGTGATCTGGAGCGTATGGGAGATCTTGCGCTCGATGTGGCGAAGGTAACACTACGGATGGATGGACAGAAGCTGATTAAACCTCTGGTGGATATCCCGCAAATGGCAGAGATCGTGAAATCCATGATTGATGAATCCATCGAATCTTTCCTGAAAGAAAACACAGACCTGGCCTATAAAATGGCTCAAACGGACGATCAGGTCGATCAACTGTACAGCCACATGATCAGTGATCTCTACACGTTAATGACAGAGCATCCTAATCAGGCTTCTCAGGCTATGCTGCTGATGATGGTTGGACGTTACATTGAACGTATTGGCGACCATGCGACCAACATTGGTGAGAGCACGGTATACCTGGTGACAGGTAAACGTCCGGATCTGAATCAATAG
- the polA gene encoding DNA polymerase I, whose protein sequence is MDKFILIDGNSIIYRAFFAMPPLTNSKGLHTNAVYGFTTMLLRLLEEHKPTHVMVAFDAGKITFRHEGYQEYKGGREKTPPELSEQFPLLKELLKGLGIAQFELAGFEADDIIGTLTKRADEAGRQVLVVSGDKDMLQLASEHVHIGLTRKGVTDIELYDPAQIKERYGLTPLQIIDLKGLMGDASDNIPGIPGVGEKTALKLLHQFGSVEDVLNGTSELKGKMKEKIEAHAEDARMSKQLATIHREVPLEQTWEDMQFAGLKEEHAGPALAKLEFKSLLERLSFSGSLGSEQEAVPAAEVESSIATEDNISELFSSLDSIDVLHVETHGDNPHQAKLIGLAVGSAGTYTFISPELLHSEAAAPVRAWLGNSDQPKRGYDLHRVDLALHAHGIEFAGASFDVQLAAYLLDPTESNQTISGLTTKYGLPSLVEDDTVMGKGAKYKVPEVEILGDFLCRKAAAVAAIIPLQEQVLETDEMNSLFHELEMPLSRILADMEKQGIKANTADLQALGSEFEEQISRLMAEIYKLSGTEFNLNSPKQLGEILFDRLGLPVVKKTKTGYSTDAEVLEKLAPYNDVVKHILQYRQLAKLQSTYVEGLLKEISNRDGKVHTYYRQTIAATGRLSSQFPNLQNIPIRMEEGRKIRKVFVPSEPGWSILAADYSQIELRVLAHISDDERLKEAFVNDMDIHTKTASDVFGVKPEDVDGDMRRSAKAVNFGIVYGISDYGLSQNLHITRKEAAQFIDQYFEVFQGVRRYMDDIVKEARQDGYVKTLLERRRYLPEINASNFNLRSFAERTAMNTPIQGTAADIIKLAMVQMDEALRERKLKSRMLLQVHDELVFEVPADELELMKELVPSVMEKALELSVPLKAEVSFGDNWYEAK, encoded by the coding sequence ATGGACAAGTTTATTCTCATAGATGGAAATAGCATTATTTACAGGGCGTTTTTTGCAATGCCGCCTCTGACCAACTCAAAAGGTCTGCATACGAATGCGGTATATGGCTTCACCACGATGCTGCTGAGACTGCTTGAAGAGCATAAGCCTACACATGTCATGGTTGCATTTGATGCAGGCAAAATCACGTTCCGCCACGAAGGGTACCAGGAATACAAGGGTGGACGGGAGAAAACACCACCAGAGTTGTCAGAGCAATTTCCTTTGCTCAAAGAACTGCTGAAAGGACTTGGTATTGCTCAGTTTGAGCTGGCTGGATTCGAAGCGGATGACATCATCGGAACGTTAACCAAACGCGCAGATGAAGCGGGCAGACAGGTGCTTGTTGTATCGGGTGACAAAGATATGCTGCAGCTTGCTTCCGAACATGTACATATCGGGCTGACACGTAAAGGGGTAACCGATATCGAGCTGTATGATCCTGCTCAGATTAAAGAGCGTTATGGTCTGACGCCATTGCAAATCATTGATCTCAAGGGTCTGATGGGCGATGCGTCCGATAACATTCCGGGGATTCCCGGGGTTGGAGAGAAAACAGCGTTGAAACTGTTGCACCAGTTCGGATCGGTAGAGGATGTGCTGAACGGCACAAGTGAGCTGAAAGGCAAGATGAAAGAAAAGATCGAGGCCCATGCCGAAGATGCCCGGATGAGCAAACAACTCGCGACGATTCACCGGGAAGTTCCGCTGGAGCAGACGTGGGAGGATATGCAATTCGCGGGATTAAAAGAAGAACATGCTGGCCCTGCATTGGCTAAGCTGGAATTCAAATCTCTGCTCGAACGCCTGTCGTTCAGTGGCAGTCTTGGTTCTGAACAGGAAGCGGTTCCTGCTGCCGAAGTTGAATCCTCCATTGCAACAGAGGACAACATCAGTGAGCTGTTCAGTTCCCTCGATTCCATTGATGTCCTCCACGTGGAGACACATGGGGATAACCCGCACCAAGCGAAATTGATTGGACTTGCTGTAGGTTCCGCTGGAACCTATACGTTCATATCTCCCGAATTGCTTCATTCCGAGGCAGCGGCTCCAGTGCGTGCATGGCTTGGTAATTCAGACCAGCCAAAGCGCGGGTATGATCTTCATCGTGTAGACCTGGCCCTGCATGCGCATGGCATTGAATTTGCTGGTGCGTCATTTGATGTACAACTGGCAGCGTATTTGCTTGATCCAACGGAATCCAACCAGACGATTAGTGGACTCACGACCAAGTATGGTCTGCCGTCACTTGTGGAGGATGACACGGTTATGGGCAAAGGGGCCAAGTACAAGGTACCGGAAGTGGAGATCTTGGGCGATTTCCTATGTCGGAAGGCTGCTGCAGTAGCAGCCATTATTCCACTTCAGGAGCAGGTGTTGGAAACCGATGAGATGAATTCACTGTTCCATGAACTGGAGATGCCGTTGTCACGCATATTGGCAGACATGGAGAAACAGGGTATCAAGGCCAATACAGCCGATCTACAGGCTTTGGGCAGTGAGTTTGAAGAACAGATCAGCAGGTTGATGGCTGAGATCTACAAGCTGTCAGGAACGGAATTTAATCTAAATTCACCGAAGCAACTGGGTGAGATTTTATTTGATAGATTGGGCTTGCCAGTGGTGAAGAAAACAAAAACGGGTTATTCCACAGATGCGGAAGTATTGGAGAAATTGGCTCCTTATAATGATGTGGTCAAGCATATTCTGCAATATCGTCAGCTTGCCAAGCTGCAATCCACTTATGTGGAAGGGTTGCTCAAAGAGATATCCAATCGGGATGGCAAGGTGCATACGTATTATCGTCAGACCATCGCCGCTACCGGACGACTTAGCAGCCAATTCCCGAACTTGCAGAACATTCCGATTCGGATGGAGGAAGGTCGCAAAATCCGGAAGGTATTTGTTCCTTCCGAGCCAGGATGGTCCATTTTGGCAGCAGACTATTCCCAGATTGAACTGCGTGTACTGGCACACATTTCGGACGATGAGCGCTTGAAGGAAGCGTTTGTCAACGATATGGATATTCATACAAAGACCGCTTCGGATGTATTCGGCGTGAAGCCTGAGGATGTGGATGGAGATATGCGTCGCTCCGCCAAGGCAGTTAACTTTGGTATCGTGTATGGAATAAGTGATTATGGTTTGTCCCAGAACCTGCACATTACGCGTAAAGAGGCTGCGCAGTTTATTGATCAATATTTTGAAGTATTCCAGGGTGTCCGCCGATATATGGATGACATTGTGAAGGAAGCTCGTCAGGATGGTTACGTCAAAACGCTGTTGGAACGACGTCGTTACCTGCCAGAGATTAATGCCAGCAACTTCAATCTGCGTTCCTTCGCAGAGCGTACGGCGATGAATACACCGATTCAGGGAACAGCGGCAGATATCATCAAGCTGGCCATGGTACAGATGGATGAAGCGCTGCGGGAACGCAAGCTGAAGAGCCGTATGTTGCTTCAGGTGCACGATGAGCTTGTATTCGAAGTGCCTGCGGATGAATTGGAACTGATGAAAGAGTTAGTCCCTTCTGTTATGGAAAAAGCTTTGGAACTGTCCGTTCCTCTGAAAGCAGAAGTCAGCTTTGGTGATAACTGGTACGAAGCGAAATAA
- the mutM gene encoding DNA-formamidopyrimidine glycosylase, whose translation MPELPEVETVRRTLNQLIVGKTIDHVTVSLPRIIQRPDDIDAFAMELAGHTVIGVERRGKFLRILLDGLVLVSHLRMEGRYGVYEQHEDVEKHTHVIFHFNDGTELRYKDVRQFGTMHLFNAGEELVSKPLLKLGLEPLDPAFTVTAFREAVGKRTTKIKAVLLNQAYVVGIGNIYVDEALFRAGIHPETIAKTLTEAQLTVLHEAIVATLQDAVNAGGSSIKSYVNGQGEMGMFQHQLKIYGRKSEPCTTCGTLIEKTVVGGRGTHFCPNCQLL comes from the coding sequence ATGCCGGAATTACCGGAAGTCGAAACAGTCAGAAGAACATTGAATCAACTTATTGTGGGCAAAACGATTGATCATGTTACCGTTAGCTTGCCGCGGATTATTCAGCGGCCGGACGACATAGATGCATTTGCAATGGAACTAGCGGGACATACCGTTATTGGGGTGGAGCGCCGCGGCAAGTTTTTGCGTATTTTGCTGGACGGGCTGGTGCTTGTCTCCCATCTGCGGATGGAAGGAAGATACGGTGTGTACGAGCAGCATGAAGATGTGGAGAAACATACACATGTGATCTTCCATTTTAATGATGGTACGGAATTGCGTTATAAGGATGTGCGTCAATTTGGTACGATGCATCTGTTCAATGCAGGTGAGGAACTGGTGTCCAAACCTCTGCTGAAGCTGGGACTGGAGCCGCTTGATCCAGCCTTTACGGTAACTGCATTCCGCGAGGCGGTTGGCAAGCGTACAACCAAAATCAAGGCTGTGCTTTTAAATCAGGCATATGTGGTTGGTATCGGGAATATTTATGTGGACGAGGCTTTATTTCGCGCAGGTATCCATCCCGAGACCATCGCCAAGACACTGACCGAAGCTCAGTTAACGGTGCTTCATGAAGCGATTGTGGCTACGTTGCAAGATGCAGTGAATGCAGGTGGATCTTCCATCAAGTCCTATGTGAATGGACAGGGTGAGATGGGGATGTTCCAGCATCAACTGAAAATCTATGGACGCAAATCAGAACCATGTACAACTTGTGGTACGTTAATTGAAAAAACGGTGGTTGGTGGCCGTGGCACGCATTTTTGTCCAAACTGTCAGCTGTTGTAA